A single Haloglycomyces albus DSM 45210 DNA region contains:
- a CDS encoding TerC family protein, with translation MDLPLWAWLVTVVGFSIVIVADLIYSVRNPHRPSFKESATWSLIYFLSAIAFTGVIFALEGMTYSGEFLAGFLTEKALSVDNLFVFLLILTAFKVPDRFQSRVLLIGIVISIVLRAVFIAVGAALISQFSWVFFIFGAILIWTAIQMIQSDDDHTEEYKPNRMTVFLKRHMRFSDEYDGGKLFTSIDGLRHATPMLLVIIAVGSTDVLFALDSIPAIFGLTKEPYIVFTATVFALMGLRQLYFLLAGLLQKLHYLGLGLSIILGWIGVKLILTGLHENHLSWINDGEPVPVPVIPTSLSLGFIVAVLGIVIAVNWFMLRREGKTWSELMSEDPLDQPQQSDSGLTRKE, from the coding sequence TTGGATCTCCCACTGTGGGCTTGGCTTGTCACCGTCGTTGGCTTCAGTATTGTCATCGTGGCCGACCTCATTTATTCGGTGCGCAATCCTCATCGTCCGTCATTTAAAGAATCCGCCACGTGGTCGCTTATCTATTTCCTGTCCGCGATCGCGTTTACCGGGGTCATATTCGCACTCGAAGGAATGACCTATTCGGGGGAATTCCTGGCCGGTTTCCTCACCGAAAAGGCCCTATCGGTCGACAATCTGTTTGTCTTCCTGTTGATCCTGACCGCGTTTAAGGTTCCCGATCGATTCCAGTCCCGGGTACTGCTGATCGGTATCGTCATCTCCATTGTGTTGCGCGCCGTTTTCATTGCCGTCGGTGCCGCCTTGATTTCTCAGTTCAGCTGGGTGTTCTTCATCTTCGGAGCGATCTTGATCTGGACTGCGATTCAGATGATTCAAAGTGATGACGATCATACCGAGGAGTATAAGCCCAACCGTATGACCGTCTTCCTGAAGCGTCACATGCGTTTTTCCGATGAGTACGATGGCGGAAAACTGTTTACCTCGATCGACGGTCTACGGCATGCCACCCCCATGTTGTTGGTGATCATCGCGGTCGGTTCCACTGATGTGTTGTTCGCTCTCGACTCGATTCCCGCCATCTTCGGTTTGACCAAGGAACCCTACATCGTCTTCACCGCTACGGTGTTCGCACTGATGGGTTTGCGCCAGCTGTACTTCCTTTTGGCAGGTCTGCTGCAGAAGTTGCATTACCTCGGTCTGGGGCTGTCGATCATCCTCGGTTGGATCGGGGTCAAACTGATTCTCACCGGGCTGCATGAGAACCACCTGAGTTGGATCAACGATGGTGAACCGGTTCCGGTGCCGGTCATTCCCACGAGTCTGTCCTTGGGCTTCATCGTGGCGGTCCTGGGCATCGTGATCGCGGTCAACTGGTTCATGCTGCGTCGCGAAGGAAAGACGTGGAGTGAGCTGATGTCAGAAGATCCGCTTGACCAGCCCCAGCAGAGTGATTCGGGGCTGACGCGTAAAGAATAA
- a CDS encoding RNB domain-containing ribonuclease: MDNAAHQGIMIDSEDTTDRDDAIWISWDGDEVEAWVHITAAADHIPWGSRLDERSRHRMHTQYRRDHHRSMLPRALEEQVSLCGNVDREQPTLVVRVRLNNAGEVLGTNVERGYLSTAWALSHREAGHVLDDANHPLFEQMAAADRLARTLLEQRRANGALAFYDLTSGFATDEDGQLIRIREHSRNSGYVIVQEFMILANHQLAAWAIEQDLPILFRNHKMSLMAGSSYDLRDELEQVAITGDVTAYNLLRSRLRVVARTATYDAVLGGHHGLQLPYYTHATSPIRRYPDLVNQHIVFDHLDQRPGFYSFEQLRAVASDLNERLAAEREAKADHFRSEARKRAGDRLERGDYAGLENGEFGQVLRMALHGDGIPDALIDDAARRFREGQLELRDMAEVYFHDRAELKRLRNDIHRTLAAEPHRAPTILNWYLQEQHQGPVQPGDLEWTEQSYLQGNTPVHEAVVTVRLTDAHRRSPQRLQPSKKEARSQAILALLSDLTGLADLSYNWEPEAMERPEPTFKPLPEGLDPVQIATIYAARHYVSQLHFHFSPPHQTPADRSFSCTATAVSNDDRQALEGHGEANTKKLAKKIAAQALNGRIEQHYGLSETTYHPTATTESTSDRAQ; encoded by the coding sequence GTGGACAATGCCGCGCACCAGGGCATCATGATCGATTCGGAGGACACGACCGACCGCGACGATGCCATCTGGATTAGTTGGGACGGCGACGAGGTCGAAGCGTGGGTCCACATCACCGCGGCGGCCGATCACATCCCCTGGGGCAGTCGTCTGGACGAACGTTCCCGCCACCGCATGCACACCCAATACCGTCGGGACCACCATCGTTCCATGCTGCCACGCGCATTGGAAGAGCAGGTCAGCCTGTGTGGAAACGTTGATCGGGAACAACCGACCCTAGTGGTTCGGGTTCGTCTCAACAACGCCGGGGAGGTGCTGGGCACCAATGTGGAACGAGGATATCTCTCCACCGCCTGGGCACTCAGTCACCGGGAAGCCGGTCACGTTCTCGACGATGCAAACCACCCCTTGTTCGAACAGATGGCGGCCGCCGATCGGCTCGCGCGCACACTGTTGGAACAGCGCCGGGCGAACGGCGCCTTGGCGTTCTACGATTTGACGTCCGGGTTCGCGACCGACGAAGACGGCCAGCTGATTCGCATCCGTGAGCACAGTCGCAACAGCGGTTACGTCATCGTCCAGGAGTTCATGATCCTGGCAAATCACCAACTGGCGGCCTGGGCGATTGAACAGGACCTGCCGATTCTCTTCCGTAACCACAAAATGTCATTGATGGCGGGATCGAGTTACGATCTTCGTGACGAGCTCGAACAAGTCGCCATCACCGGTGACGTCACCGCCTACAACCTGCTTCGTAGTCGCCTGCGAGTCGTGGCGCGTACCGCCACCTATGATGCCGTCCTCGGAGGTCATCATGGACTGCAGCTCCCGTATTACACTCACGCCACGAGCCCGATCCGGCGATATCCCGACCTGGTCAACCAACACATCGTCTTCGACCATCTCGATCAACGACCCGGGTTTTACTCCTTCGAACAGCTTCGCGCCGTCGCGAGCGACCTGAACGAGCGCCTCGCCGCCGAACGTGAGGCCAAAGCCGATCACTTCCGCAGCGAGGCACGTAAGCGGGCCGGAGATCGCCTGGAACGCGGTGATTATGCCGGTTTGGAAAACGGAGAGTTCGGCCAGGTTCTACGAATGGCACTGCACGGGGACGGCATTCCCGACGCGCTCATCGATGATGCCGCCCGGCGTTTCCGGGAAGGACAACTTGAACTTCGTGATATGGCCGAGGTGTACTTCCACGACCGAGCCGAGCTCAAGCGCCTCCGCAACGACATTCATCGAACCTTGGCCGCTGAACCGCACCGCGCCCCTACCATCCTGAACTGGTATCTGCAGGAACAACATCAGGGTCCTGTCCAGCCCGGTGACCTGGAGTGGACCGAACAGAGTTATTTGCAGGGGAACACACCCGTGCACGAGGCCGTCGTTACCGTCCGCCTGACCGACGCACACCGCCGTTCGCCGCAGCGACTCCAGCCGTCCAAGAAAGAGGCCCGTTCGCAGGCGATCCTCGCCCTGCTTTCGGACCTGACGGGACTGGCTGACCTGTCGTACAACTGGGAACCAGAGGCGATGGAACGCCCCGAACCCACCTTCAAACCACTGCCGGAAGGACTCGATCCGGTTCAGATCGCGACGATTTACGCCGCCCGCCATTATGTGAGTCAACTGCACTTTCATTTCTCGCCCCCACACCAGACCCCGGCTGACCGAAGTTTCTCCTGCACGGCGACGGCGGTGTCCAACGACGATCGACAGGCCTTGGAGGGGCACGGCGAAGCCAATACAAAGAAGCTCGCCAAGAAGATCGCCGCCCAAGCCCTCAACGGTCGCATTGAACAGCAT
- a CDS encoding C40 family peptidase translates to MTSTSFSPAVITVSSATLWTQPHVWSDDDRLAVGVPVALRDWVAGLSPHQRHDSDDRIVTQLLLGSVVHVLAEESGAVQVNDPVLEVTGWVPSEQLTTMVQSDGDYQPFLVSSTATAIRDEPGGDVIMPGVSMSTRLRVVGGAYRGWVPVSLPGPNQPGWVPERDLKPEPTDTVMPVAGSLEISAPALQLVGLPYVRGGVSAYGLDSGALLWMTFRQFGLPLPRYPRWQDEIAPQVDVASTRPGDVVFFKNPEEEVAMAVDIGGNEPLHVVYASPDAGEVVIVPFDDIAEPQVCRPLEFD, encoded by the coding sequence GTGACATCGACGTCTTTCTCACCTGCTGTCATCACCGTATCCAGTGCGACGCTGTGGACACAGCCGCATGTGTGGAGCGATGACGACCGCTTGGCCGTCGGTGTACCGGTAGCGCTACGGGACTGGGTGGCCGGTCTTTCTCCACACCAACGTCATGATTCCGATGATCGCATTGTGACGCAACTGCTGTTGGGAAGCGTCGTGCATGTCCTCGCAGAAGAATCCGGCGCAGTGCAGGTCAACGATCCGGTTCTGGAAGTGACAGGTTGGGTCCCCTCCGAACAGTTGACCACAATGGTGCAGTCGGACGGAGACTATCAGCCGTTTCTAGTGTCCTCCACCGCTACCGCGATTCGCGATGAACCGGGTGGGGACGTCATCATGCCCGGAGTCAGTATGTCCACCAGGCTACGAGTGGTCGGCGGTGCCTATCGCGGCTGGGTCCCCGTCTCACTTCCCGGGCCGAATCAACCCGGTTGGGTTCCAGAGCGCGACTTGAAGCCGGAACCGACCGATACGGTCATGCCCGTCGCCGGGTCGCTCGAAATCTCGGCTCCGGCGCTACAGCTGGTAGGTCTGCCGTACGTTCGTGGCGGGGTCAGTGCCTACGGCCTGGATTCCGGTGCTCTCCTGTGGATGACCTTCCGGCAGTTCGGCCTCCCCCTCCCCCGTTACCCTCGCTGGCAGGACGAAATCGCCCCACAGGTCGACGTGGCCTCCACCCGACCGGGTGACGTGGTCTTCTTCAAAAACCCCGAGGAAGAGGTGGCGATGGCCGTGGACATCGGCGGTAATGAGCCACTCCACGTGGTATACGCCTCTCCCGACGCCGGGGAGGTCGTCATCGTCCCCTTCGACGACATCGCGGAACCACAGGTATGCCGTCCCTTGGAGTTCGATTAG